In Gossypium hirsutum isolate 1008001.06 chromosome D06, Gossypium_hirsutum_v2.1, whole genome shotgun sequence, one genomic interval encodes:
- the LOC107902051 gene encoding uncharacterized protein, protein MARSLSQSVLKLRLITKPHPSSSRLLAVRTQSNQPNPSDSSDASYDSSSDPLLRKLEDAIHRIIVRRSAPDWLPFIPGSSYWVPPSTAQSYGLAQLVEKLANPLTSEESMSTTSARGWPSSDYFIKGGSPHPVEVDLISNTSSKSEDEEG, encoded by the exons ATGGCCCGTTCCCTTTCTCAATCCGTTCTCAAGCTCCGCCTAATCACCAAACCTCACCCTTCTTCCTCTCGTCTCCTTGCCGTCCGAACCCAATCCAACCAACCCAACCCTTCCGACTCCTCCGATGCTTCATACGATTCTTCCTCTGATCCGCTCCTGCGGAAACTTGAAGACGCCATCCACCGGATCATCGTTCGCCGTTCCGCTCCCGATTGGCTCCCTTTCATTCCCGGATCCTCTTACTGGGTCCCGCCGTCCACGGCCCAATCTTACGGCCTTGCCCAGCTTGTTGAGAAATTGGCGAACCCGTTGACCTCGGAGGAATCCATGTCCACCACTTCCGCCCGAGGCTGGCCCTCCTCTGACTATTTCATCAAAG GTGGATCCCCGCATCCAGTGGAGGTAGACTTAATATCAAATACTTCGTCTAAATCCGAGGATGAAGAAGGATGA